A part of Cardiocondyla obscurior isolate alpha-2009 linkage group LG23, Cobs3.1, whole genome shotgun sequence genomic DNA contains:
- the LOC139111268 gene encoding uncharacterized protein: MDQLEQELVAQADQLNSSNEFCVWQQQCEEYIESLEEQNRNKRPRLSISAQNSIVARIARIESLIDLTQRRFVHEGAGYNSCKAGLRWCKIDTAFKSRILTGAVVNSKYIEPQQFLEDARDIVLEHVQNVMREHRNVKINTVFNGEFVAGAKTSNKCVCTRNCELFQTSNLQEWYNSHVIEPILASLDEFQERDSGWALSRIQNLIVNVNKYNPLHAGCYIKLPREIEKKRAIINVKSTDNACFAWAVVAALYPANAHTERLTSYPHYTTVLNLQGIEFPVTLKQIKKFENLNNISINVYGIENKQILPLQLADKKRERHIHLLYTQECNAIGHFSLIKNLSRLISSQLSKTNNKKYFCDR; encoded by the coding sequence ATGGATCAGTTAGAGCAAGAGCTAGTGGCACAAGCAGATCAACTAAATTCAAGTAATGAATTTTGCGTATGGCAGCAACAATGTGAGGAATATATTGAGTCGCTGGAAGaacaaaatcgaaataaacGCCCAAGATTATCCATCAGCGCTCAAAATTCAATTGTTGCGCGTATTGCCCGTATTGAAAGTTTAATAGATTTAACGCAGCGGCGTTTTGTTCACGAAGGTGCTGGATATAATTCATGTAAGGCGGGACTTCGATGGTGTAAGATTGACACTGCTTTTAAAAGTCGCATATTAACTGGTGCAGTAGtcaattcaaaatatattgaacCTCAACAGTTTCTTGAAGATGCTCGAGACATTGTGCTCGAACATGTGCAAAATGTTATGCGTGAACATCGtaatgtgaaaataaatactgTGTTCAATGGTGAATTTGTAGCAGGTGCAAAAACCTCAAATAAATGTGTATGTACGAGAAATTGTGAACTCTTTCAAACAAGTAATTTACAAGAATGGTATAACTCACATGTCATTGAGCCCATTCTTGCATCTTTAGATGAGTTTCAAGAACGTGATAGCGGTTGGGCATTATCACgcatacaaaatttaatcgtaaatgtaaataaatacaatCCATTGCATGCTGggtgttatattaaattacctcgagaaattgaaaagaaacgaGCAATAATCAATGTGAAATCTACAGATAATGCTTGTTTTGCATGGGCAGTTGTGGCCGCTCTATATCCAGCTAACGCGCATACTGAACGATTAACATCGTATCCGCATTATACAACAGTATTAAATCTTCAAGGTATTGAATTTCCAGTaactttaaaacaaataaaaaaatttgagaacttaaataatatttcaattaatgtaTATGGTATTGAAAATAAGCAAATTTTACCATTACAACTCGCTgataaaaaaagggagaggCATATACATTTGTTATATACACAAGAATGCAATGCTATTGGACATTTTTctctgataaaaaatttatctcgcctCATCAGTTCACAGCTAAGCAAGACGAACaacaaaaaatacttttgcgaCCGGTAA
- the LOC139111380 gene encoding uncharacterized protein, which yields MPFVVYADLEYTLEKMNVNPTTSTYAQNHHKVFSIGYYVCCSYDDSLSMYRFHRDNNCATWWFAEELRNLAHNVKMILSNPKPMIGFTQDKREEFKKAKHCHICEKPFAIDDTRVRDHCHLTGRYRGPAHQDCNINYMDSNCIPIVFHNLSGYDAHFIIKEIATAYEESVELLPITKEKYISFTKNVKSTNDDRNDCIKLRFIDSFKFLNTSLEKLASFLGIFPYEYIDSVEKLEDSYLPPRESFYSSLTDEIVSESDYAHAVDIWQRFSIKTLGEYSDLYLKTDVLLLADIFENFRDSCISSYKLDPAYYYTLPGFTWDAMLKHTDIKFELLTDVDMVMFIERGIRGGLSQCSSRYACANNKYMQSHDSTKPSTYLMYYDINNLYGWAMCQPLPYAEFQWVDNTSTFNVMDVPLDSSDGYILEVDLEYPQHLHDAHIDLPFCPTRDKPPGKRQDKLLATLCNKKHYIIHYRNLQQCARHGLRITKIHRVLQFKQSPWLKAYIELNTKFRTIAKNDFEKNLYKLMNNAVFGKTVENVRNRVDVRLITHWEGRFGAEAMISKPNFHSRSVFAENLVAIEMRKLKVKFNKPIYVGMCILDISKTCLYEFHHEYMRPLYHDQCKIMYTDTDSLIYHIECEDVYENMKRDINKFDTSDYTSDNVYGLPLVNKKVPGLMKDENNGAIMMEFVRLTRRVHAQQNTDFLQTCRV from the exons ATGCCATTTGTTGTATACGCCGATCTCGAATATACTCTGGAAAAGATGAATGTTAATCCCACAACATCTACATATGCGCAGAATCATCATAAGGTATTTAGTATAGGATACTATGTATGCTGTTCATATGACGACTCTTTATCAATGTATCGATTTCATCGTGATAATAACTGTGCCACATGGTGGTTTGCTGAAGAACTTAGAAATTTAGCCCACAATGTAAAGATGATTTTATCTAATCCTAAACCAATGATAGGTTTTACGCAGGACAAGCgagaagaatttaaaaaagctAAACATTGTCACATATGTGAAAAGCCGTTTGCAATCGATGATACGCGAGTGCGTGATCACTGTCATTTAACCGGTCGATACAGAGGACCTGCACATCAagattgtaatataaattatatggattcAAATTGTATTCCCATAGTTTTCCACAATTTATCAGGTTAtgatgcacattttattattaaagaaatagcTACAGCTTATGAGGAAAGTGTAGAGTTACTTCCTatcacaaaagaaaaatatatatcgtttacaaaaaatgttaaaagcacTAATGATGATAGAAATGATTgcataaaattacgatttattgaCTCAttcaagtttttaaatacCAGTTTAGAAAAATTAGCTTCTTTTCTAG GTATCTTCCCCTATGAATACATTGATTCCGTTGAAAAGTTGGAAGATTCATATTTACCACCGCGAGAATCGTTTTATAGTTCATTGACAGATGAAATAGTATCTGAGAGTGATTATGCACACGCTGTTGATATCTGGCAGCGGTTTTCAATTAAAACGCTTGGCGAGTAtagtgatttatatttaaaaaccgaTGTTTTGTTGTTGGCTGATATATTTGAGAATTTTAGAGACAGCTGTATATCGAGTTATAAACTTGATCCAGCGTATTATTACACTCTACCAGGTTTTACGTGGGATGCGATGTTAAAACATACAGATATTAAATTCGAACTTCTTACTGATGTTGACATGGTTATGTTCATTGAGCGTGGTATACGTGGGGGCTTAAGCCAATGCTCTAGTAGATATGCTTGcgccaataataaatatatgcaatcACATGATTCAACGAAACCATCAACGTATTTGATGtattatgatattaataatttatatgggTGGGCGATGTGTCAACCACTACCATATGCTGAATTTCAATGGGTTGACAACACTTCCACTTTCAATGTGATGGACGTTCCATTAGATTCGTCAGATGGTTACATTCTCGAGGTTGATTTAGAGTATCCGCAACATTTGCATGATGCGCACATTGACTTACCGTTCTGCCCAACGCGTGATAAGCCGCCTGGCAAGCGTCAGGACAAGCTCCTAGCAACCTTGTGCAATAAGAAACAttacatcattcattatcgcaaCTTGCAGCAATGTGCTCGTCACGGTCTTCgcattacaaaaatacatcgcgtaTTACAATTCAAGCAATCTCCGTGGCTTAAGGCGTATATAGaactaaatacaaaatttagaaCGATTGCTAAAAAtgactttgaaaaaaatttatacaaattaatgaaCAATGCAGTATTTGGCAAAACCGTGGAAAATGTTCGTAATCGTGTTGACGTTAGGCTTATAACACATTGGGAAGGTAGATTTGGTGCCGAGGCAATGATTTCAAAACCAAATTTTCACAGTCGCAGTGTCTTTGCTGAGAATCTGGTTGCGATTGAAATGCGCAAACTTAaggtaaaatttaacaaaccaATCTACGTCGGCATGTGTATtctcgacatatctaaaacatgtttatatgaatttcaCCATGAGTATATGCGACCGTTATATCACGAccaatgtaaaattatgtacactGATACAGATAGTCTCATATATCACATTGAGTGTGAAGACGTTTACGAAAATATGAAACgcgacattaataaatttgatacgaGTGATTATACATCTGACAATGTTTATGGTCTTCCACTtgtcaataaaaaagtaccaggtttaatgaaagatgaaaacaaTGGTGCGATTATGATGGAATTTGTTAGACTTACAAGGAGAGTCCACGCTCAACAAAACaccgattttcttcaaacttgcAGGGTTTGA